The DNA window GCAGCTCCTCGTCGGAGCGGTAGCCGAGCGCGAGGCCCGGCCCGAACTGCACCCGCCCGGCGACACCGGGCCAGGAGGCGGCGGTGAGGACGGCGTCGGCGCCGTTGCCTCGGGGGAAGGTCACCGGCAGCCGCCCCGAAGGGTCGACCTTGCCGGTGAGCACGGCGGCGACCGCGGTGCCGTCGCTCTGGCCGGGGTACCAGGCCTCGACGACGCCGGCGACCTTGGAGAGCCAGGGCATGAGGACCGGTCCGCCGGTGTTGAGCACGACGACGGTGCGGGGGTTGGCCGCCGCGACGGCCGAGATCAGCGCGTTCTGGTCGCCGGGGAGGTCGAGGCCCGGCCGGTCGACCCCTTCGGAGCTGTAGTCGTCGGCGAAGACGACGGCGACCGCGCTGCGACGGGCGAGGGCGACGGCGCGCGAGATGAGGGTACCCACAGCGGTGAGGCCGATCGAAGGGGTCTCGATGCCGGGGCGGGCGAACCAGCGCAGGCGGACGCTCGTCGGCCGGCCGGCGACGAGCGTGAGCGGCGTCGACCACGAGGAGCGCCCATGGATGCCGCGGTCGGCGAAGACGAGGGAGCCGCCGAGGTAGACGAAGCTGTCGCCGCCGCCGGTGACCGACATCGTGTAGAGGCCGCTGTGCGCCGGCGAGACGGAGCGCTCCGCCTCATACCAGCCGGCGCCGCTTCCCGGGGTGGTGGCCGTGGCCGCGAACTCGGCCGAGTCGTAGCCGGGTGAGAGCGGCGAGACGCCGAGGGTCGCGGCCGGGGCGAAGGCGTGGCCGGCGGGCGCGATCCGCGGCACCAAGAGGTTGAGGGCGAGGTGCACCGCCGAGCTCCCGAGGCGTGGGCCGCCGGGCTCGTAGCCGACGGCGACGCCGCCGCCGAGCCAGCGCCGCAGCGCCCCGAGAGGGGTGATCACCGACGCGGTGAGGACGTGCGCGCTGCCGAAGCCCGCCGTCGAGGCGCCCTCGGCGGCGTCCGCGCCGATCACCGCGACCGAGGGGTCGGCCGCCCCCGAGAGGGGGAGCACCCCCTTCGCGTTCTTCAGCAGCACGACCGAGCGCTCCGCTGTCCGCAGCGCGACGGCGGAGGCCGCGGCGTCGGTGACGGGTGTGTCGGGGTGGCCGGTCGGCGGATGCGCGACGAGGCCGTAGGCGAACATCTCCTTCACAATGCGCCCGACGGCGTCGTCGAGGCGGGGCATCGGCAGCGCGCCGTCGGTGACCGCCCGCTCGAGGATCGCGGTCGCCGCCGGCTTCAGCGCGTCGAGGCCGGCGTCGAAGGCGGCGACGGGGTCCTCGACGGCGCCGAGGTCGGAGCGGACGAAGCCCTGGAAGCCCCAGGCGCGCTTCAGCGTGCTGAACAGCGAGGGGTCCTGGCAGACGTAGCGGCCGTTGATCTGGCCGTAGGCGCACATCACCGAGGCGACGTGGCCCTCGGTGACCGCGGCGCGGAAGGGGGCGAGGTAGAGCTCCTCGAGGGCGCGGGCGGGGATCACCTGGTCGAGGTGGAGGCGGTCGGTCTCCTGGGTGTAGGCGGTGAAGTGCTTGGCGTCGGCCATCACGTGCGCGGACTGGATGCCCTCGATGTCGGCGACCCCCATCACCGAGGTGAGGTAGGGGTCCTCCCCGTAGGCCTCGAAGGCGCGGCCGCTCGTCGGCACGCGGTCGAGGTTGAGGTTGGGACCCTGCACGACGTCGACGCCCTGGGCGTGCGCCTCCTCACCGATCACCGCCCCGTACTCGCGGGCGAGGGCGGGGTCGAAGGTGGCGGCGAGGCCGAGCGAGGCCGGCAGCTGGGTGACGCCGCGGTCGTTGTAGGCGATGCCGTTCGGCCCGTCCTCCAAGGTGAGCATCGGTATGCACAGCCGCGGCACGCCGGTGTTGCGGTTCTCGTAGCCGAGGCCCGCGGCGAGGTCGACGAAGCGGATCTTCTCGGCGAGCGTCATGCGCGCCACCACTTCGCGGGCGAGCACCGCCGGGCTCGACTGCGCGCCGGCCGCGGCCGTCGTCCACGGGCAGCGCACGGCGCGCGAGGCGATCGCCGGCGGCGCGAGGGCCGTCGCTCCCGCGGCGGCCGGCAGCAGCGCGGGCGCGAGCGCCGCGAGGGCGGTGAGCGCGGCGGCGCGGCGGCACCGCGCACGGTTGCTGGCGCTGCTGCTCATCGTCGTCTCCCCCGAGAACCCCGGTGCCCCGCCGCACCGCTGAACAGATCACGGAACGATAACGGATAACTAACAGGTAATTGCAAGCCCAAGCGGACTATCTTTTTTCCCTTAGCGCGGGAAACGATCTTCTTATTTGATTCAATAGCGGGCGATCTATTCAACGGCCGAACTATCGGCCCACCTCCCCGAGCTGGGTGGCGGAGGAGCGGTTGCCCAGGTCAGCGGGGTGTCCGTGGCGCTCGCGGCGCTCGCCGTGGTCGCGCCCGCGACGCGGCCTTGCGCGCGAATCGCGCGAGGTCAACCGCGCAGTGTGGCGGAAAGCTGCTGCTCGGCGGCCGCGATGCACCGCCCGCGGATCTCGCCGATCTCCTCCTCGGAGAGGGTGTGGTCGAGCGCGGAGAGGCGGAGGCGGAAGGCGAGGCTGCGGCTCTCCGCCGGGAGGCCCGGCCCGCGGTAGACGTCCACGAGCTCGATCGACTCGAGGCGCTCCGCCGCGGCTGCGGCGAGGGCCTTGCGAAGCGCCGAGGCCGGCACGCTCGCCGGGAGCGCGAAGGCGAGGTCGATGTCGGCCGAGGGGTAGCGGCTCACCGGGCGGGCGTGGCCGTCGCGCCGCGCCAGCGCGAGGAAGGCCTCGAGGTCGATCACGAGCGCCCCGACGGGCCTCGGCGAGAGGCCGAAGCGCGCCGCGACCTCCGGGTCCACCTCGCCGAGGGCGGCGAGCGGCCCGTCGGCGGCGACGACGAGGCCACTGCGGGTCGGGTGCAGGCCCGCCGCGAGCGGCGGCGGGGTGCCCTCGAGGGGCTGGCCGGAGTGCGCCGCGGGGTCGATGCGCGCCCAGTCGACGAGCGCCCGCCAGGCGGCGACCGCGCCCGCCGCGCCCTCGCCCGGCCCCGCGAGCAACAGCGCCAGGTGCTCGCGCTCGCTCGGCTCCTCGCCGCTTCGGGAGAAGACCTTCCCGATCTCGAAGAGGCGCAGCGCGAACGAGCGGCGGGCCTCGTTGCGCGCCAACGCGGCGAGCAGCCCGGGGAGGAGGTGGGTGCGCAGCGTGTCCTCGCCGCTCACGACCGGGTTGCGGACGCGCAGCGCCCCGCCGCCGATCCCGAGGTGGCCGAGCAGTGCGGGGTCGAGGAGCGAGCTCGTCCAGGCCTCGGAGGCGCCGAGGCCCTGCAGCGCGCGGCGCAGCTCGCGCCGCGCCCGCTGCTGATCGGTGAGACGGCCGACCTTCGGCGAGCGCCGCTCGGTGCGGGCGACCGCCGCGTAGCCGTGGTGGCGGGCTACCTCCTCGATGAGGTCGACCTCGCGACGGGCGTCGGGGCGGAAGGTCGGCGGCGTGACCTCGAGGACCCCGCCCGCGTCGGCGACGCGAAAGCCGATGCGCTCGAGCAGCAGGGTGATCGCCTCCACCCCGAGGGCGGTGCCGAGGA is part of the Acidimicrobiales bacterium genome and encodes:
- a CDS encoding glycoside hydrolase family 3 C-terminal domain-containing protein; this translates as MSSSASNRARCRRAAALTALAALAPALLPAAAGATALAPPAIASRAVRCPWTTAAAGAQSSPAVLAREVVARMTLAEKIRFVDLAAGLGYENRNTGVPRLCIPMLTLEDGPNGIAYNDRGVTQLPASLGLAATFDPALAREYGAVIGEEAHAQGVDVVQGPNLNLDRVPTSGRAFEAYGEDPYLTSVMGVADIEGIQSAHVMADAKHFTAYTQETDRLHLDQVIPARALEELYLAPFRAAVTEGHVASVMCAYGQINGRYVCQDPSLFSTLKRAWGFQGFVRSDLGAVEDPVAAFDAGLDALKPAATAILERAVTDGALPMPRLDDAVGRIVKEMFAYGLVAHPPTGHPDTPVTDAAASAVALRTAERSVVLLKNAKGVLPLSGAADPSVAVIGADAAEGASTAGFGSAHVLTASVITPLGALRRWLGGGVAVGYEPGGPRLGSSAVHLALNLLVPRIAPAGHAFAPAATLGVSPLSPGYDSAEFAATATTPGSGAGWYEAERSVSPAHSGLYTMSVTGGGDSFVYLGGSLVFADRGIHGRSSWSTPLTLVAGRPTSVRLRWFARPGIETPSIGLTAVGTLISRAVALARRSAVAVVFADDYSSEGVDRPGLDLPGDQNALISAVAAANPRTVVVLNTGGPVLMPWLSKVAGVVEAWYPGQSDGTAVAAVLTGKVDPSGRLPVTFPRGNGADAVLTAASWPGVAGRVQFGPGLALGYRSDEELHERPLFAFGAGLSYTSFALSSASVAATGGGATATVTVTNTGHHWGTAVVEGYIGFPASAGEPPRQLASFGRAHLAPGQSTTLQLPVSGRAFLAWLGGRFQSVAGEYTLSLGWSSRDLPVALTLPAPGRGAPTVSLGGAPPALMPL